Genomic segment of Mycobacterium botniense:
AGCGATCCGAACGGCCCCTTCGAGTTTTCGGCTGGGCCGTTTGCACCATGTCGTTCCCGCGCCGCGCGAGGAGAGGCTTGCAAATGGGGCTCGTAGGTGACCCGTGTGTGGTCGTTCCCGCGCCACGCGAGGAGCGGCTGCTGGCAGCTTCGGTTATACGAACAGATTGGCCCGCACTGGCTGCCGGAGGTGACGATGGTGGTCAGCAGATCACTGGGTGTGACCGTTGAGGCGAGTTCATCCACGATCGCTGAATGGCTCGCGGTGACTTGCGCCAACTGTTTGTCAGGCCGGATGTGGCGCAGCGTTGGGAGTGTGGTGTAATACAACGCCCCGTCACCGGGGCGCGTGCACATCGACTTTGCCCCTCGCCAGTATCGGCAACTCTGGGCGCGCAACGCGGCGAACCTTCTGGAGATCTTGGAGGCCGGCAGCTCCGCCTTCAGGCGTGTGCGATGCGCCACGAACCGATCTTGATCGTCGACGACCACGACCGCGGCCGCGATCTGCCCGCCTCCGTATCGGGGAGACCGAGATCAAAACGCGCGCACAGTATGGAACCAAAGAAGCATTCCGGTTGCGAGACGAACACTTTGACGTACCTGAGCCGAAGACACGATAACGGCAAGGCGATTTCGGAACCCGGTTTCGTCGTCTCGCTGCGTGCGCAAAATGCTACGAACGGGCCGACTTGGCCCGCCCGCGGGCTGTGACCGGATTGGCTGATTTTCGTTGTGGCCGCGAAGCCGGCTTGTGTGCTTGACGTTGCGCCCCGGTTGCGGTGGCCGGCTTACGTTGCGATGCGGCTGGCTTGTTGTGCTTGGTCCTCTGCTCGATGAGCCGGGCCGCATGGTCGAGAATGCATTCAAGGCCGTATTCGAAATTGGCCTCGTCGGCCGCCCCGATGTGGTGGCCCTTCGCGGTCATTTGAGCGAGCAGCGGCGCGGAATGGGGATCGATGACCATGGCTTCCTCGAATGTGCGCGCTCCGTTCTCGGTTGCCCTGTTCTTTTCCTGGAGCCGGTGCAGCACCACCGATCCCCGGACATGAACCGATATCGCCGAATAGGTGTCGAAAGCTTCTTCCGGCGACAACCCCGCTTCTACCAGGCCGGTGATCGCCTTCTCGATCTCCTGCGCTCCCACCCGGGCGGCTTTCGGGCTGAGCGCGGAACGAATCAGAATCAGGTCACACAGTATTGGGTTGCCCAGAAACGTCTTGCGCATCGATCGGGCGTGATTTCGCAGCGTCTCGCGCCAGTTGCTGGCTTCAACGTAGGGCGTGTCGAACACGTACTTGCGCAAAGCCCGATCCGTCATTGCGTTGAGTAGGTCGTCCTTCTTGCGGAAGTACCAGTAGATGCTGGTGACGCCCACTCCGAGGTGTTTACCGAGCAGCGGCATGCTCAGGTTGTCTATCGATACCTGCTCGGCGAGCTCGAACGCGCCGCTGATAATGTCGTCGGGATTGATGGACCCGCGTTCGCGTCGCTGACGCTTGTCGACGGTAGCCTGCCTTGCCACTACGGGCACCTCCATCACGATCAACACCACGCATACAGTCCGCGTTGCGCGGCCAGGAAACCGAATGTACCGGCAGCTGCCGCCTGAACTGCTGCTACGCAGACGTATCGCCGCCGCGCTTCTGCTACTGTAATGCCTATCGTAGGGTTTTTGGTAGCTCACGGGCCGGCCGAAGCGTAACTGGGCGCACACCATGGATCTTGGACTGAGTAACGCCACCGCGGCGGTGGTCGGCGGCGGACGCGGCATGGGGTTAGCCACCGCACGCTGCCTGGCCGAAGACGGTGCCCGAGTCGCCATTGTCGCCCGCTCCCGGTCCGATGTCGACCGCGCCGCCGACGAGTTGGTCCGCCGCGGCAGCCCGGACGCGATCGGACTTGTCGCCGATATCTGCGATGGCGCACAGGTCGACAGGGTGTTTGCTGAGCTCCATGAGCGATGGGACGGCGAACTCAACGTGCTGATCAACGCCGTTGGGCCCGGTGTGGTGGGTAGTTTCGAGGACTTGACCGATGACCAGTGGCGCCGAGCCTTCGACGAAGGTGTGATGGGTATGGTGCGCTGCGTCAGGTCGGCACTGCCGCTGCTGCGCAAGGCGGCGTGGGCGCGGATCGTCAACTTCTCGGCGCACTCGACGCAGCGGCAAAGTACGGTGCTGCCCGCCTACACCGCCGCCAAGGCGGCGTTGACCAGCATCTCCAAAAATCTCTCGTTGCTGCTCGCCAAGGACGAGATCCTGGTGAATGTGGTGTCGCCGGGCAGCATCGCATCCGAGTCGCTGATCGGCTGGGCCAAGTCGGTCGGCGTCGACGGCGAGGACCCCTATCAGCTGATGGGTGCCATCACCAAACACTTCGGGCACCCGGCTCATCTGCCCCGGGCGGGACTACCAGACGAAATCGGGCCCGTTGTCGCGTTTCTGGCGTCGCGGCGAAACTCATATATGACCGGGGCGAACGTCAACGTCGACGGCGGTTCGGATTTCACGTGACCCCGCCTGCGGCGACCCTGCCGGCCGCAACCGCATGGGCAAGCAGACGGACACATGACCCTCAGGGCTTGGGAAGGAGTGGATGGTGGCGACGGCACGGGAGGCGCGTGAGTGGGCCCGCAACGCGCTGCGGGGAATCGGTGACTCGCTCTATACACCGTTTTGCGGTATGGACGGTGACGACATCGATTGGGACGCCTACCGAACGTTGGTGCGCTATTGCGTCGGCGATCTGGGGCACCCGATGTTGTGGTGTACCAGTGGGATTGGGGAGTTCTGGTCATTGACGCTCGACGAACGCAAGCGCCTGCTGGAGGTGGCGATCGAGGAAGCACGCGCGGTCAACCCGGGCGTCGTGGTGCAGGCCTGCACGGCAGCCATGTCGGCCAAGGACTGCCTGGAGTTGACCCTGCACGCCCAGCAGGCCGGTGCTGACATCGCCTACATCCAGACGCCGATGATGGAAACACACGGCGGCGAGGGTGTGCTGCGGTTTTTCCGGTACATCGCCGACCGTACCGACATTGCTCTGGGAATGTTCAATTCACCGTCTTCCGGCTATGTGTTGACCCCGGAAGAAAGCGCGCGGATCTACGACGAGGTGCCTGCGGTCTGCGCCACCAAGGAGGGCGCCTTCCGGCCTGCCAGCAGCCGTCTCCTGCATGACATGGCGCCGGGCCTGGTGATCTGGGAATGTGACACAACGGTGTATCGCGCCGGATGGTTGCGCGCCGGCATAGTCTGTCCGGCACAGCTCGGCACCGCCGGATACCTTTACGAAACCCCGCAGCGGCGTTTGCTGACCGAATACTGGGATTTGGTGTTGCGCGACAAACTAGTTGAGGCCATGGACTATGGACGCGATTCGGGTCTGGACCAATTCGACATCGACCTGGGGTCGTGCTTCACCTGCTATCCCGCTCGGCCCGACTATTTCACGCACTGGGGCGGTGCGTTCAAATACGCCGCGTCGTTACTTGGTCTGCCGGTGGGTGCCTATCCGCATTCTCGGCCTCCTCAAGCCGAGCTACCCGCTGCGACCAGAGATCGGATCAAACAGGCATATCACCGCCTCGGGCTCATCGAGGCCTAGCCGGGCCGGGAAGGCCTGGGTAACCATCACGCCGGTGGCGGGTTTAGCCTGCTCTTAGCGGGTTCCGAGAGGCTGCGACGACAGTTGCGGAATGCTGTACCGATAGGTATACAGTATGGAACCGGAGATGCTGGAATCAGCGGCCAGCCACGAGGAGGACCCTCCGATGAGCACCGCCGGCGCGGCTGAGTCGAACGCAGGTCAAGACGACGCGGTGCTCGTTGAGACCACGGCCAGTGGCGTCGCGGTGCTCACGTTGAATCGACCGGAACGCCTCAACACGTGGGGCGGCGATGTTGCCGGTGCCTTTTACTCGAGCCTTGAGCGCGCCGACGCAGACCCGGCGGTTCGGGTGATCGTGGTGACCGGTCGCGGCAAGGCATTTTGCGCCGGTGCTCAGCTGGGCGCCATGGCGGCAGTCGGCGAATCGCTGGACAACATCGAGCAGCGGAATCTGAGCGAACTGGTCGGCGACCGGCAACCCCATTTTCTGACCACGCTGCGCAAACCGGTGATCGCGGCTATCAACGGGGCGTGTGTGGGTATCGGCCTGACCGTGGCGTTGATGTGTGACGTTCGATTCGCCGCCGCCGGTGCTAAGTTCGCTGCGTCATTCGCGCGCCGCGGGCTGGTCGCCGAATACGGGGTTTCATGGATACTACCGCGCTTGACGGGCTGGGGTGTTGCGCTCGATTTGCTGCTGAGCGGCCGCACTTTCCTTGCCGACGAAGCCCTACAGCTGGGACTGATCAAGGAAGTCGTTGCGCCCGAACAACTTTTGCAGCGTACCCTGGACTACGCGGAAGACATTGCACGCAATTGCTCGCCCGCGTCCCTGGCCGTTATCAAGTGCCAAGCATATGGTGACGCCCGTCGCACCGTGGAGGAAGCCACTGCGCTCGCCGAGACGCTGCTGCAGCAGTCACTGCAGCGACCTGACGTCATCGAGGGCATCACGAGCTTCCTCGAAAAACGCGCGCCGAATTTCCCGGAGCTGACGGCGCCGGACTAACGAACCGGCAGCAGCTTGCGGTACCGGAAGGGATGATCATGGCCAATTTGAGCTACAAGGCGATTGACGTCGACAACCACTACTACGAGCCGCTCGATGCCTTCACCCGCCATCTGGACAAGAAGTTCAAACGGCGCGGTGTGCAGATGGTCAGCGACGGAAAGCACACTCTGGCGATCATCGGAGACCGTGTCAATCGTTTCATCCCCAATCCCACCTTCGATCCGATCATCGTGCCGGGCTGTCTGGACTTACTGTTTCGCGGCGCGGTTCCCGAGGGTGTGGACCCGGCGTCGCTGATGAAGGTCGAGCGGCTCGAGAAGCATCCCGAATACCAGAATCGGGACGCCCGCATCACGGTGATGGACACCCAGGGTATCGAGATGGTCTTGATGTTGCCTACTTTCGCCTGCGGGGTCGAAGAAGCACTCAAACGCGATATCGAGGCCACAATGGCGTCGCTGCACGCGTTCAACCTGTGGCTCGATGAGGATTGGGGCTTCGACCGGCCCGATCACCGGATTATCGCCGCACCGGTCATCTCGCTGGCCGACCCGGAGAAGGCCCTCGAGGAGGTCGAGTTCGTATTGGCGCGCGGAGCGAAGCTCGTGTTGGTACGCCCTGCGCCGGTGCCCGGCGTGGTCAAGCCGCGTTCGCTGGGCGATCCCGTCCATGATCCGATATGGGCTAGGTTGGCAGAAGCCGGGGTTCCGGTGGGTTTCCACTTAAGCGATAGCGGCTATTTACAACTGGCCGCGATGTGGGGCGGTAAATCCACGTTCGAGCCGTTCGGGTCCAAGCCCGACCCGTTGGACCAGATTCTCGTCGACGACCGCGCGATTCACGACACCATGGCCTCGATGATCGTGCATGGGGTGTTCACCCGCCATCCGCGCCTGAAGGTGGTCAGCATTGAGAACGGCTCTTACTTCGTATACCGGTTGATCAAACGGCTAAAGAAGGCGGCCAACAATCATCCGCACCTATTCCCCGAAGATCCGGTAGAGCAGCTGCGTAACAACGTGTGGATCGCTCCCTATTACGAGGATGACTTGTCGGCTCTGGCTGACGTCATCGGCGTCGACAAAATTGTGTTCGGATCGGACTGGCCACATGGCGAAGGTCTCGAAGATCCGCTGTCATTCACCGACGAACTAGTTGGATTCAGCGACGAAGACATTCGAAAAATCATGCGCGACAATGCATTGAACTTGTTAGGTGTCAAGGTCGCGTCGGCGGCCTGAGATCATGCCCGAATGGACGATCGGCGCGGTGCTCGATGCCATCGCGGACGTCGTTCCCGACCGCCTCATGACGGTGTGCGGTGACCGCCGAAGCACTTTCGCCGAAACAGCGGAGCGGACCA
This window contains:
- a CDS encoding amidohydrolase family protein, whose amino-acid sequence is MANLSYKAIDVDNHYYEPLDAFTRHLDKKFKRRGVQMVSDGKHTLAIIGDRVNRFIPNPTFDPIIVPGCLDLLFRGAVPEGVDPASLMKVERLEKHPEYQNRDARITVMDTQGIEMVLMLPTFACGVEEALKRDIEATMASLHAFNLWLDEDWGFDRPDHRIIAAPVISLADPEKALEEVEFVLARGAKLVLVRPAPVPGVVKPRSLGDPVHDPIWARLAEAGVPVGFHLSDSGYLQLAAMWGGKSTFEPFGSKPDPLDQILVDDRAIHDTMASMIVHGVFTRHPRLKVVSIENGSYFVYRLIKRLKKAANNHPHLFPEDPVEQLRNNVWIAPYYEDDLSALADVIGVDKIVFGSDWPHGEGLEDPLSFTDELVGFSDEDIRKIMRDNALNLLGVKVASAA
- a CDS encoding SDR family NAD(P)-dependent oxidoreductase, whose amino-acid sequence is MDLGLSNATAAVVGGGRGMGLATARCLAEDGARVAIVARSRSDVDRAADELVRRGSPDAIGLVADICDGAQVDRVFAELHERWDGELNVLINAVGPGVVGSFEDLTDDQWRRAFDEGVMGMVRCVRSALPLLRKAAWARIVNFSAHSTQRQSTVLPAYTAAKAALTSISKNLSLLLAKDEILVNVVSPGSIASESLIGWAKSVGVDGEDPYQLMGAITKHFGHPAHLPRAGLPDEIGPVVAFLASRRNSYMTGANVNVDGGSDFT
- a CDS encoding dihydrodipicolinate synthase family protein, yielding MATAREAREWARNALRGIGDSLYTPFCGMDGDDIDWDAYRTLVRYCVGDLGHPMLWCTSGIGEFWSLTLDERKRLLEVAIEEARAVNPGVVVQACTAAMSAKDCLELTLHAQQAGADIAYIQTPMMETHGGEGVLRFFRYIADRTDIALGMFNSPSSGYVLTPEESARIYDEVPAVCATKEGAFRPASSRLLHDMAPGLVIWECDTTVYRAGWLRAGIVCPAQLGTAGYLYETPQRRLLTEYWDLVLRDKLVEAMDYGRDSGLDQFDIDLGSCFTCYPARPDYFTHWGGAFKYAASLLGLPVGAYPHSRPPQAELPAATRDRIKQAYHRLGLIEA
- a CDS encoding enoyl-CoA hydratase; protein product: MSTAGAAESNAGQDDAVLVETTASGVAVLTLNRPERLNTWGGDVAGAFYSSLERADADPAVRVIVVTGRGKAFCAGAQLGAMAAVGESLDNIEQRNLSELVGDRQPHFLTTLRKPVIAAINGACVGIGLTVALMCDVRFAAAGAKFAASFARRGLVAEYGVSWILPRLTGWGVALDLLLSGRTFLADEALQLGLIKEVVAPEQLLQRTLDYAEDIARNCSPASLAVIKCQAYGDARRTVEEATALAETLLQQSLQRPDVIEGITSFLEKRAPNFPELTAPD
- a CDS encoding TetR/AcrR family transcriptional regulator produces the protein MEVPVVARQATVDKRQRRERGSINPDDIISGAFELAEQVSIDNLSMPLLGKHLGVGVTSIYWYFRKKDDLLNAMTDRALRKYVFDTPYVEASNWRETLRNHARSMRKTFLGNPILCDLILIRSALSPKAARVGAQEIEKAITGLVEAGLSPEEAFDTYSAISVHVRGSVVLHRLQEKNRATENGARTFEEAMVIDPHSAPLLAQMTAKGHHIGAADEANFEYGLECILDHAARLIEQRTKHNKPAASQRKPATATGAQRQAHKPASRPQRKSANPVTARGRAKSARS